GTTAAAGCAGTCCTTTGATTTTCGGGAGCGTTGTAAGGCATCTTTAATCTTTTCCCCAGATCCAGCGCAGCAGACAGCGGCTAAAGTGTGGCGATCGCTACAACTGACTTGAACGCATTCCAGGGATATTGCAACACGTAACAAAATCCTGCGCTTTACGAACAATCATTTCTAAAGATTTTCTGTAAAAACATTGGGATTTTTACCCCACAATCCGAAGAAATTCCAAAAGCTTTCCCCAGAGCCGAATAGAGTCATTAAAGTGTAGGGGTTAGACGCTAGGGCAGGACGTGGCATCTCTTAAACTTTCTTCACACATTTCAGCAACCTGCTGCCAACCTTGATGCCAATCCGTCCAGTTCAGCCTCGAACGAGGTCTGACTAGATCTGACTACCTAGATAGATATGAGATCTGCCTAGATCTAACCGTCTGACATCTTGTTCCCCGCAAGGAACCCTTCAACTCGAATCTATCCCGAATCTGTTCCGAATTTATGGTGACTTTGGAGACGCTTGCATGACAGACTCCATCCTGCAGCCCACTATCTCAACTGCCTTGGCAACCCCCTCTGTAGCGAAACCGCTGCCGATAGACCGGGTGCGACGCTTGCTATGGAAAATGGCGATCGCCACTTGGATCTTGATGGCCATTGGCAGCGCCACCCGCGTCATGAATGCCGGCTTAGCCTGTCCCGATTGGCCCTTATGCTACGGCACTCTCTTTCCTGGCCAGCAGATGAACCTCCAGGTCTTTTTGGAGTGGTTCCATCGCCTAGATGCTGCCTTGATCGGGGTGATGGCGATCGCGTTGGTGGTCTACAGCCTATGGCAGCGAGCCGCCTTGCCCAAGTGGGTACCCTGGGGGGCATTGCTAGCCTTAGGGCTGATTATGGCTCAGGGACTGTTAGGCGCTCTGACTGTCACCCAACTCCTGCGGTTTGACATTGTCACCGCCCACCTCGGGACGGCCCTGCTATTTTTTATCACCCTGCTGGTGATGGCGAGCTTGCTCTTGCCCTATCAACGCACCGGCACCGTGGGGAATTGGCCCCAAGTCAGCCTAGTTGCGGCTCTGCTGATCTACACCCAGAGCATCACGGGGGCGCTAGTCGGATCCCGCTGGGCTCTGCACCAATGTTTAGCCGGTGGCAATACCTTTTGCACAGTGCTGCAAAGCCATGTCTTGGGCGTGATCCCCGCCAGCCTAGGCACCTTGATTTTGGTGATTGGCGTTTGGCGCACCCCGGCCCTGCAGGCGAGCCTGCGGCAGTTAGGTTTCATGGCTCTGGCGCTGCTTTGCATCCAGGTGGGTCTGGGTCTATCCACGTTTTATGCTCACCTGCAAATTGAGCTGCTCACCGTTGCCCACCAAGCCGTTGGCGCGGCCCTCCTAGGTACCCTCGTCTGCTTCACGGTGCTAGGCAGCCGCGATCGCTGTCTTCCCTCCATTTCGCTGGGCGATCGCGTGGGTGCTTGAGCGATCCCCACCCCTTGGCAGCCTCACCAACGTTGCTATCCTCACCAAACTTTCCGCCCCGATTTCTACCGTTGCGAACCCTTGGGACTTGAACTGAATGCATGAATCCGTCTTACATCCATCCCCTCGGCACCATACCAACATCTGGCAGGTGCTCCGTAGCTATTGGCAACTCACCAAGCCACGCATCATTATCCTGCTGCTGATTACCACCGCTGGCAGTATGTGGATGGCCGCCGAAGGCCAGGTTGACCCCGTCCTCTTGCTCGTAACCCTGCTGAGCGGAGCCTTGGCCGCCGCCGCCGCCAATACCATCAACTGTCTCTACGATCGCGACATTGACTATGACATGGAGCGCACCCGCCATCGCCCCCTACCGTCGGGACGGGTGCAGCCCCGCGATGCTCTGGTGTTTGCCATTGCCCTAGCCGTCATCTCCTTTACCCTGCTGACGGTCTTTGCCAATTTGCTGAGCGCCTGCCTGGCCATGTCTGGGATCGTCACCTACGTGCTGGTCTACACCCATTGGTTGAAGCGCCACAGCACCCAAAATATTGTGATCGGCGGTGCCGCTGGTGCTATTCCTCCCCTAGTAGGCTGGGCTGCGGTAACCGGCGATCTGGGCTGGCCCGCCTGGATCTACTTCATCATCATTTTCCTGTGGACGCCCCCCCACTTTTGGGCTCTGGCGATGATGATCCGCGAAGACTATGCCAAGGTCGGTGTCCCCATGCTGCCGGTGATCCACGGCGAGGTATCCACCGCTCAGCAAATTTGGGTCTATACCCTGCTGCTCGTCCCCGTGACCCTGCTGCTGGTCTATCCCTTTGGCGTTCTGGGTGCGTTCTACGCTCTGTCGGCGCTGATCCTAGGCGGAATCTTTGTGGGCAAGGCCTGGGCGTTGCTGCAGGAGCCAGCGGATCTGCAATTGGCGCGATCGCTCTTCAAATATTCCATCTTTTATATGATGTTGCTGTCGGCGGGTATGGCCGTGGATAGCTTACCGGCCACCCACGCCTTCGTAAGTCAGCTAACAGAAACTCTGGATATGGTCGTCAGCGCTGTGCCGATCAATCAAATTCGCGTCCCGTAAAAAAGCTTCACACTTTAGAATAGAAGGCAGAGTCTTTCATGTGATGGCGATCGCATTGGCGGACATGATCCCCAAGCGATCGCCGATCACCACTGATGCATCACGCTAGGAAACCCATGACGCCTGCTATTTGCATTCAAAATCTGCAAAAATGCTACGGTTCCGTTAACGCTGTTCAGAACGTCTCCCTGCAGGTCGAGCCAGGGGAGATTTTTGGGCTACTGGGCCCCAACGGGTCGGGTAAAACCACCACCCTTCGCTGCCTTTGCACCCTCACCACACCTGATGCCGGTACTGTGGAGGTGTCCGGCATTTCCGTCTTAGAGCATCCCAAACGCGCCCGACAGCTCCTAGGCTACGTGGCTCAAGAAGTCGCCATCGATAAGGTACTCACCGGACGAGAACTGCTCCAGCTCCAGGCCGCTCTTTACCATTTGCCATCCCAGCAAAGCAGCGATCGCATTCGCCACATGATTGATCTGCTGGGGCTAACAGAATGGATTGACCAGCGCAGCGGCACCTACTCCGGCGGCATCCGCAAGCGCCTAGACCTGGCCGCAGGTCTACTCCATCAGCCCCATGTGCTGGTGTTAGACGAACCCACCGTGGGTCTAGACATTGAAAGCCGCGTGATTGTTTGGAACTTCCTGCGTCAGTTGCGTGAGCAGGGCACCACCATTCTGATCACCAGCCATTATTTAGAAGAAGTAGACGCCCTCGCCGACCGCGTGGCGATTATTGACAACGGCACCGTCCTGGCTACCGGCCGGCCATCCGATCTCAAGGATCAGCTCGGGGGCGATCGCATCACCCTCCGCATCCGCGAATTTACCCCGGCTGATGAAGTCGAAACGGCAAAATCTGCTCTAAAATCCGTGAGCTGCGTGCAAGAGGTGATCGTCAATCCCGCCCAGGGCAACTCCCTGAACTTAATTGTGACGCCCCAAAGCGATGCCCTGACCACCGTTCAACAGGCCCTGCACCAGGCCGGACTACCCACCTTCGGCATCTCCCAGTCTCGCCCTAGCCTCGATGATGTCTACCTAGCGGCCACCGGCAAAACCCTGATGGATGCTGAACTTGCCGCCGCCAGCCGCCGCGATCCCAAGGCAGAGCGTAAGCAAAATATGCGCTAAGGTTCTCTCGCTCTCGCCCGTTGCTACCCACACGAATGCGGAGCAAGGTTGATAGTGTGATATTGAATCATTGATTGAGTAGTTGATTGAGTAGTTGATTGTTGATCCCCGCTGAACTGCACGGCTAATTCCTATGACACGTACGGTAACACCCCAAGTCTCATCACCCGAGGTTACGGCCTCGACGATCCCGGAAGCGATCGCCCTCCCAGGTCTGTTCTCCTCTGAGTTTGTCCAAGAAACGGCAGCCCTCACCCGCCGCCTCTTCATTCAGCTTCAGCGCCGCCCAACGACCCTGATTGCTGGAGTGATCCAGCCGTTGATGTGGTTGGTACTCTTTGGGGCGCTGTTCCAAAACGTCCCCCGCGGACTGTTTGGGGAAAGTGATAATTACGGACAATTTTTGGGAGCCGGCATCATTGTCTTCACAGCCTTTGGCGGTGCCCTGAATGCCGGACTGCCGGTGATGTTTGACCGCGAGTTTGGCTTTCTCAACCGCCTGCTCGTGGCTCCCTTGGCCTCGCGGCTGTCCATTGTCTTGGCCTCAGCTCTGTTCATTGCCACCCTCAGCCTGATCCAAACCGCTGCCATTGTTGGCACCAGCGCTTTCCTAGGCGCAGGGTTGCCCGGTCTAGGAGGATTGCTGCTAGTCACCGCCATCGTCCTGCTGCTGGTGTTGGGCGTCACCGCCCTGAGTTTGGGATTGGCCTTCTCCTTGCCAGGACATGTGGAACTGATCGCCGTCATTTTTGTCACCAACCTACCGCTCCTATTCGCCAGCACGGCCCTCGCCCCCCTCTCCTTTATGCCCGCCTGGCTACAGGTCGTCGCAACCCTCAATCCCCTCAGCTACGCCATTGAGCCCATCCGCTATATCTACACCCACAGCGACTGGTCGCTGACCAGCGTGGTGATGCAGGCTCCCTTTGGGGCAGTCTCCATGGTGGCGGCGCTAGCGGTACTCGTCGTCTTTGATGCGATCGCCCTTTTAGCCGTTCGCTCCACCCTCAAACGCACCCTTTCCTAACAGCAGGCTGGGAGCAAATTCAGGGCATCCAGCGTCTCTTACTGTAGTTCACGTCTTCTTGCAACTATTGATGACCATGGCAACAGTCTCCACCGTTCGATTCCTCCGTCGCACCGCCCTAATAGGGTTACTGGCAACCAGCAGCCTGCTGGCAGCCGGTACTGCGATCGCCCAAACTACAACATCCTCCGACCTCGATCCCCTAGAGGGACTGCGCACTCAAGATGGCGGCAGCGGCAATATCCTCGACAACAACAACGGCGGCAGTATGTTTGACATCTACCACCGCATGAACCTGAACAACGGACAATCGTCTCAGCAGTTCTATAATCAGCAGCGAGACAATATTGACGCCGCTGCCTCCGACTTCCGCGCCGAACAGCTCCGCCGCATGCAGCAACAGGAAGAGCAAGACACCCAGGCACCCAGCGAAAACTAGCGCTTGCTAAAAATTCGGGTCAAACCTTGATGATCTTGTCGGACGGATCAAGAATCTTGAGGTTGTAAAGCCGTGCTTCGCTAAGATTTCGGTGGATCGCCGGTGTTCCTCACCCGCATCACACTTCCCAGCAAGTTGTACCAAAATCCGGCTCCCATGGAAATGGCGATGCCGCTCAGCACCCATCCCACCATTCGCTTCAAGATCGGCACGGGCCACGATTGGCTCGCGGCTTGCTGTTGCTCGGTCACCATTGGCGATCGCCCGATCGGTAGCGGAATGTCATCCAGGTTCTCCGCCACGGCTGCCTTCAGTCGCCGCAGTTGTTCAGCCTCAGGCGTTGCGGCATCTAGGTTAGAAGTATTAGAGGCATCGGTTTGCGGTAGGGTCAGCCCCGTCAAGGTATCGGCCGATCCTGTCGGGGAATCAGTTCCATCCAATGGCTGATCCAACGACTGCTCTGACAAGCTAGGCGGCTCAGCACTGGGGAGCGTTTGCAGTTGGCCAGCTGCGGTTTGAATGGCACGACGCAGATCTGAATCCTGGGAGAGCCGCTCGATCATGTATAGCGTATCGGCATTAGCCACATAGGCGATCGCCACGCCAATGATCAGAGCAATGCCCTTCGCATTGCGTTTATACACGCCGCTGGCCCGCTCCATAGATTGATCAAACCAGCTACTCAGCTCAACTTCGAGGTGCTGAACGCTTTTTTCTAGCGACTGCTCTAGGGCATCTACACTGGTTTCAGCCATCCGCGCCAGGTCTCCGAGGCTACGCTGGAGATGGAGGGGAAGGGCGACCTGCGCCTGAGATGGAGCTGTCGTCGCCAAGGCTTGATCCACCAGATCTCGCAGTTCTGGATGGAGGCGATCGTAGGTGGTGCGATCGGTCAGCAGGCTGACAACTTCACTGAGGGTTGGCGGACTAATAGCCAACCCCACAGACTGACGCAGATAAGGTAACCGGCGACGAACAATATCCTTACAGTGATTGTCGTTGATCAGCAATTGATCAATAATCTGCGTAAACTCCAGCAGATAATCTGTCACATCCTTCAGGCTTTGGCTCAGCGATCGCCGCTGTTGGCAAAAGTCGTAAATAATGCGATTGAGATTTTGCTTAAGCTGCTCTACTTCCGATTCAAACAGGGCATCATTGGCAACGCTGTAGCGCAAATCGAGTAAGATACTCTGAATCTGCGTCAGCTTTTCCTCCACCGCGTCCCGCAGCAAAATTTCACTGTACTTGTGCCCCAACTCCCGAATCTTCAGCTTTTGGATCAAAGCAGCCGCAAAGGTTGGGGAAGGAATATAGGAGGGGCCACTATCGGCTTCCCCAAAGATCTTGGGCGATCGCGTGAGGGTTGTATAGGCGCTGTAGATCATCTGTCCAAACCAACGAAATCCTCGGGCGATCGCCCCAGTAGCTTCCTGGTTGAGCGATCGCATCAAAGGAGCACGATATAGCTCATCGACAAACTCGGAAAGGTGGGATTGCCGCGCTTCATCACCCGTGAGCAACTGATCCACGGATTTTTTCAAATGCTCCGCTCGCCACTGCAGGACAGTACCGATTAATTCCTGAATCTCAGATGCTAGCAGACTCAAAATTAGATAAACAAAGATGAGTCCAATAGCAATGTCTAAAATAAACGGTAGATCCATACAAGTCTCCTATCCCACCAGTACACCAACCTGCACCACGCGATCGCCACGCATGGCACACCATATTCAAGCACAGTGCTGGCGAATCGACATGCATAGGCTCCTGACACAGACTGGGAGAAAGATGCGGATCGGCAGCAGGCAGGAGCGATCGCTCCCCATTCACCCCCCATGGACAAAAGCTGGCCAACGATTCCACAAGGGCCAAGCTGGTTCAATATCATTACTAGCGATCGCCCCATAGGTAGCCACCATCCGCCCATCCCCCAGCGTTCCAGCAGGAGCGATCGCTAGGACACCGACGCGTAGCTGGCTGCAAAGTCTTGGATGCTCTGACTTTCATACTGCTCAAAGGGCTGGTGAATCCATGGATTATCAGGTAAGTAATCTACATAGTAGTCCGGCTTGATCACCGAACAGTCCTTGTACCACAGCACCGCCGTGCGCACCTCTTCGATATAAAATCCATAGCGGCGATCCAGCCAGGGAAGGGTTTTCTGCAGCGTCACCCCAGAATCGACCAAGTCATCCACTAACAGCACATGGCTGCCCAAGTTCGCCGTCGTTTTGGTCAGATCTGCCCCAAAGGTAATTGAGCCACGGGTTTGGTTATTCTTGCCCCCATAGGATGTGGTCGCCAAAATAGCCAGCGGTACATCATAGATGCGAGCCAAAATATCGCCGACCCGCAGCCCCCCCTTCGCCAAACAAACAATTTGGTTAAACTGCCAGCCCGATTCATAGATCTGCACGGCCAGTTGTTCAATCTTTTGGTGATAGTCTGCCCACGACACATAGAGGTCTGACATGGTTGGCGCTCCTAACTCTTGGCAATCACGAATGAAAAGCATCATACAACTGTTGCAAGCGTTGGGTTAGATTGGGTTCATCCAAGATTCGTGACAACAGACTCAGACACCCCCTAAAACACCATGCTGTTACACCATTCCTACCTAGC
The genomic region above belongs to Leptolyngbya sp. CCY15150 and contains:
- a CDS encoding heme A synthase, which produces MTDSILQPTISTALATPSVAKPLPIDRVRRLLWKMAIATWILMAIGSATRVMNAGLACPDWPLCYGTLFPGQQMNLQVFLEWFHRLDAALIGVMAIALVVYSLWQRAALPKWVPWGALLALGLIMAQGLLGALTVTQLLRFDIVTAHLGTALLFFITLLVMASLLLPYQRTGTVGNWPQVSLVAALLIYTQSITGALVGSRWALHQCLAGGNTFCTVLQSHVLGVIPASLGTLILVIGVWRTPALQASLRQLGFMALALLCIQVGLGLSTFYAHLQIELLTVAHQAVGAALLGTLVCFTVLGSRDRCLPSISLGDRVGA
- a CDS encoding heme o synthase, which produces MHESVLHPSPRHHTNIWQVLRSYWQLTKPRIIILLLITTAGSMWMAAEGQVDPVLLLVTLLSGALAAAAANTINCLYDRDIDYDMERTRHRPLPSGRVQPRDALVFAIALAVISFTLLTVFANLLSACLAMSGIVTYVLVYTHWLKRHSTQNIVIGGAAGAIPPLVGWAAVTGDLGWPAWIYFIIIFLWTPPHFWALAMMIREDYAKVGVPMLPVIHGEVSTAQQIWVYTLLLVPVTLLLVYPFGVLGAFYALSALILGGIFVGKAWALLQEPADLQLARSLFKYSIFYMMLLSAGMAVDSLPATHAFVSQLTETLDMVVSAVPINQIRVP
- a CDS encoding ABC transporter ATP-binding protein, which gives rise to MTPAICIQNLQKCYGSVNAVQNVSLQVEPGEIFGLLGPNGSGKTTTLRCLCTLTTPDAGTVEVSGISVLEHPKRARQLLGYVAQEVAIDKVLTGRELLQLQAALYHLPSQQSSDRIRHMIDLLGLTEWIDQRSGTYSGGIRKRLDLAAGLLHQPHVLVLDEPTVGLDIESRVIVWNFLRQLREQGTTILITSHYLEEVDALADRVAIIDNGTVLATGRPSDLKDQLGGDRITLRIREFTPADEVETAKSALKSVSCVQEVIVNPAQGNSLNLIVTPQSDALTTVQQALHQAGLPTFGISQSRPSLDDVYLAATGKTLMDAELAAASRRDPKAERKQNMR
- a CDS encoding ABC transporter permease, whose product is MTRTVTPQVSSPEVTASTIPEAIALPGLFSSEFVQETAALTRRLFIQLQRRPTTLIAGVIQPLMWLVLFGALFQNVPRGLFGESDNYGQFLGAGIIVFTAFGGALNAGLPVMFDREFGFLNRLLVAPLASRLSIVLASALFIATLSLIQTAAIVGTSAFLGAGLPGLGGLLLVTAIVLLLVLGVTALSLGLAFSLPGHVELIAVIFVTNLPLLFASTALAPLSFMPAWLQVVATLNPLSYAIEPIRYIYTHSDWSLTSVVMQAPFGAVSMVAALAVLVVFDAIALLAVRSTLKRTLS
- a CDS encoding phosphoribosyltransferase family protein — encoded protein: MSDLYVSWADYHQKIEQLAVQIYESGWQFNQIVCLAKGGLRVGDILARIYDVPLAILATTSYGGKNNQTRGSITFGADLTKTTANLGSHVLLVDDLVDSGVTLQKTLPWLDRRYGFYIEEVRTAVLWYKDCSVIKPDYYVDYLPDNPWIHQPFEQYESQSIQDFAASYASVS